Genomic segment of Sodalis-like secondary symbiont of Drepanosiphum platanoidis:
AATAAAAGTAATTTTCCAATTTAAACCAGAACAATTTATATTATAAAATTTACCTAAACGTAATATAATAGCTTTTTCTGTCTCTTTAACAATAAAAAAACCACTTATAATCCATAATAAAAAAATAGATATTAGTATTTTTTTAAAAAAATATTTATTTTTATTTTTATCAAATTTATTTTTTTTATTTTTATTAAAAAAATTTTTTATTATTATATAAATAATTTTATAAAAATTTTTTATATTTTTTTTAAAAAAAGTTTTATAAAAAATTTTTTTTTTACAAAAATTATATTTATTTTTAATAATTTTAATAAATAACATATATTTTCCTATTTTAAATATTTATTTAAATATTATATATTTTATTTAAATAAAATTTACAAAAATAAATATTTTTAAAATAAATTAATATTAATTAATATTTTAATTTAAATTATTAAATATAATTTGTTTAAAAAATATTAAAATTTTTATATAAAATATAGAAAATTTTATTTTTTATATAAAAATATATAAAATTATAAATATTTTATTTAAAATATATTTTTAATTTAATTTTTTATTATTGATAATATATTTTTAATATGCTTTTTAGATTCATTTGATTTAAGAATGTATGCATTTTTCCAATTTTTTATCCATGTAATTTGATTTTTAGAAATTCTATATGTTGAATTAATTACTGATTTAATCATATTATTATAAGTTTTTGTACCAGATAAATATTCCCACATTTGTTTATATCCTACACATTTCATAGATGGTAAAGATAAATTTAAATCTCCTCTATTAAATAAAGATATTACTTCATCTTTAAATCCATTACTTAACATTCTATAAAATCTATATTTAATAGAAGATTTTAAATCAATTTTATTTACTGGAAATATGATAAATTGAAATACTTTATATGGTAATTTTTTTTTAGATAATTTATAAAAATCTGTTAAAGTTTTTTTAGATAAAATATATACTTCTAAAGCTCTTATAATTCTATGAGAATCATTTACATGAATTTTATTTGCAGATTTTGGATCAATAAGTTTTAATTTATTATGTAAAAATTTTAATCCTAATATTTTTTTTTTATATTTAATTATATTTCTAATATATAAATTTGATTTAGGTAATGGAGATATACCTTCTAATAAAATTTTAAAATAAAGCATTGTTCCACCTACTAAAAGTGGAATTTTTCCTTTTG
This window contains:
- the miaA gene encoding tRNA (adenosine(37)-N6)-dimethylallyltransferase MiaA, encoding MSIIIFIMGPTASGKTSLSIKLFQYLPIEIISVDSALVYKYMNIGTDKPSNLILKKYPHHLINIRDPLNSYSVSEFYNDSLNKIKYIISKGKIPLLVGGTMLYFKILLEGISPLPKSNLYIRNIIKYKKKILGLKFLHNKLKLIDPKSANKIHVNDSHRIIRALEVYILSKKTLTDFYKLSKKKLPYKVFQFIIFPVNKIDLKSSIKYRFYRMLSNGFKDEVISLFNRGDLNLSLPSMKCVGYKQMWEYLSGTKTYNNMIKSVINSTYRISKNQITWIKNWKNAYILKSNESKKHIKNILSIIKN